A genomic stretch from Chaetodon auriga isolate fChaAug3 chromosome 17, fChaAug3.hap1, whole genome shotgun sequence includes:
- the nrm gene encoding nurim produces MASVTVRGWALCTVSLLNFAFVFISGADFIRFLSFRAIYHNITGETTLCQDSIPWSVALRDSSVLRSLLVDVGLLALFTTQHSLLARSPVKQAIQSVLGPLNRTAYCFTTALALQILMRYWQPVTDAPCLWSVRHAPWSIWFPLLCFSLHFLCWAIIFSILMIFDYPELLGIKQVYYECLGLGDPLSHKSPRAQRLLSHLRHPVCLELGVVLWLLPALSLDRLLLAGTLSAYLALAHSLDKQDLAYLCIQLKSKMQLLTEPHRGSDDRSVRDNSSHKEK; encoded by the exons ATGGCGTCAGTCACGGTACGTGGCTGGGCTCTCTGCACCGTGTCCCTGCTTAACTTTGCGTTTGTCTTCATATCCGGTGCAGACTTCATTCGGTTTTTATCATTTCGAGCCATTTACCATAACATCACCGGGGAGACGACACTCTGTCAAG ACTCCATACCGTGGTCCGTGGCCCTGCGGGACAGCTCTGTCCTCAGGTCTCTTCTTGTGGACGTGGGGCTGCTGGCTCTCTTCACCACACAGCACAGTCTGCTCGCCCGGTCACCTGTCAAACAGGCCATCCAGTCGGTGCTGGGGCCCCTGAACAGGACGGCGTATTGCTTCACCACTGCGCTGGCACTCCAG ATTTTGATGCGTTACTGGCAGCCCGTGACTGACGCCCCCTGTCTGTGGTCAGTGCGTCATGCACCCTGGAGCATCTGgttccctctgctctgcttctcaCTGCACTTCCTCTGCTGGGCTATTATCTTCAGCATCCTCATGATCTTTGATTACCCAGAACTGCTGGGCATCAAGCAG GTGTATTACGAGTGTCTCGGTTTAGGGGACCCCCTGTCTCACAAGTCGCCTCGTGCCCAGCGCCTCCTGTCTCACCTCCGCCACCCGGTGTGCCTGGAGCTGGGCGTCGTGCTGTGGCTCCTGCCGGCCTTGTCCCTGGACAGGCTCCTGCTGGCTGGGACTCTGTCAGCCTACCTGGCCCTGGCACACTCCCTGGACAAACAGGATTTAGCCTACCTTTGTATCCAGCTTAAAAGCAAGATGCAGCTCTTGACTGAGCCACACCGGGGCAGCGACGACCGCAGTGTCCGGGACAACAGCAGCCACAAGGAGAAGTGA
- the limd1b gene encoding LIM domain-containing protein 1 has product MGHLFHHTCFTCSLCGKILSGKPFYTVSGRIYCEEDFLYSGVHPSTEVCNSCGYLIMDMVLQARGKSYHPSCFRCVVCRQSLEGQPFSVDTDSRVYCVSDYHKVRAPRCAACRAPILPTEGSAECIRVESLNRSYHVECYNGDVNLI; this is encoded by the exons ATGGGTCATTTGTTCCACCACACCTGTTTCACCTGCAGCCTTTGCG GTAAAATTCTCAGTGGCAAACCATTTTATACAGTGTCAGGAAGAATCTACTGTGAGGAGGATTTCTTG tACTCAGGAGTTCATCCTTCAACAGAAGTGTGCAACAGCTGCGGGTACTTAATCATGGACATG GTCTTGCAGGCTCGTGGGAAGTCTTACCACCCGTCCTGCTTTCGCTGTGTCGTCTGCAGACAGAGCCTGGAGGGTCAGCCCTTCTCTGTGGACACAGACAGCAGGGTTTACTGTGTCAGCGACTACCACAA GGTCCGGGCTCCTCGGTGTGCTGCCTGCAGAGCGCCGATACTGCCAACCGAG GGGTCTGCAGAGTGTATTCGAGTGGAATCACTGAACAGGAGTTACCATGTAGAGTGCTACAATGGTGACGTTAATCTCATTTGA